The genomic window cttacaggtctattcagattttccatttctttgtgattaGTTTTGGTATGTTTTGTGTTTCCAGattgtgtttcattttatctaggctatccaatttgttggtgtgtAATTTTTTCATAAGATTCTAactcttttatttctgtagaattgGTAATAAAGtccccattttcatttctgattttagtagtttgagacttctttttctctcttactcaGTTTAGCTAAAGATCtgtcaattttgttcatctttttgaaAACCATATTATATCGTATATCATCATACTATATTatactattttgaatatatacatttaGGTTTCATTGCTCTCTAGGTCttctgttctctattttatttacctGTACCCCAATCTttacatggaatatattttttcatgcttccactttaatatatattctttggatCTAAAATGTGTCTCCTGTAGTCAGTGAAAAGttggatcattttttaaatccattctgccaATCTCTGTCTTTCGATTGGGGAGTattatccatttacatttaaagtaattactaatAAGGGAGGACTTCTGCCATTTCCTCTGTTTTCTGTAGGccttatagattttttttgtccttcatttcctGCATTGCTatcttcttttatgtttagttaatttttgtagtgggacattttatttcattttaaagttttatttatttttgagagagagaaaaaaagtgtaagcaggggagggtcagagagagaaggagacacagaatctgaagacaagctccaggctctgatctgtcagcacagagcctgatgtgaggcttgaacccatgaacctcgagatcatgacctgagccaaagccggatgctcaaccgactgagccacccaggtgcccctgtattgaaacattttaattccCTTCTCACTTCTTTTTGTGTATGCTGGTTACCATAGAAATTACATTTAACATCCTAAAGTTATAACACTCACTTGAATTTATGCCAGCTTAATTTCAATAGCATACAAAACCCTGCTCCTATGCAGCTCCACCCTCCCCCATCCTTTCAGTTACTTAAGTCACAAATAACATTCTCTTTCATTGTGTATCCAAAAACATGGACTAATAATTGCTTTTTGTggatttgtcttttaaatcatattgaaaattaaaagtgGAGTTACAAAGCAAAATTACAATAATACAAGTTTTTCTAACTGttcatatatttacctttaccaaagattttatttcttcctatagATGGTATTTATTCTCTGGGGTCCTTTCATTTCAACCAGAAGGGCTCCATTTAGCATTTCTTACAGGGGAGATCTAGAGGCAATGAACTCCCCCGACTTCTGTTTATCTGAGAATGTCTAGATTTCTCCTTCAATGTGAAAAGATGGTTttgccagggcacctggtggctcagtcagttacatgcctgacttgagctcagggcatgatctcaccattcccaagcttgagccccaggtcgggctctgtgctgacaactcagagcctggagcctgcttcagattctgtgtctctctctgtctctgtccctcccccactcatgctctgtctctttctctctcaaaactcaataaacattttaaaaaatttttaaaggatggtTTTGCCAGGTATGGGGTTCTTggttgatagttttttttctttcggTTCTTTGAATGTATCATTTGGTCAGAtatttaacctttctgggcctccatttctgcCTACCtcaaatcataataataatacctacttgaTCTGTTTATCAGTGAGaattgaatgagaaaatataGGCAAAACACATAGGTCAGTGTTGGCGCCTGGTAGGTACCAATCATAGCAGGTAAAAACAtactttcagatgaggaaattgaggcccagagtcctgacttgccccaggtcacacagccaatggGGAGGAAGGAACTGAGGCTTGAATGGGGTCTTCCATGGGGTCTTCTGCCCACCTTTTCACCATGCCCCACTGCCTTGGAGGCCCCACATTATCTAATGAGCATTCCTGACTTTGCAGGGCCTGCCCATCCTGGACAATGCTGATTCCTCTCTGTACCTACTTCCTCTGGCTATCCACCAGTGATCTCTGGACTGTCCAGGCTAAGGACCCCCATACTGATGTGAGCACAAGGAGCCCTCATCGGGACTTGGCTCCAAACAATGTTGACTTTGCCTTTACTCTGTATAGGCATCTAGTGGCTTCAGCTCCTGGCAAGAATGTCTTCATCTCTCCTGTAAGCATCTCCATGGCCTTAGCTATGTTGTCCCTGGGCGCCCGCGGCCTCACACGGGTCCAGCTTCTCCAAGGCCTCGGCTTCAACCTCACCAAGACATCTGAAGCTGAGATCCACCAGGGCTTCCAGCGCCTCCGCCGTCTCCACGGACAGTCAGACACCACACTGGAGATGGCTCTGGGTAATGCCTTGTTCCTTGACCGCAGCCTGgagcttctggactcattctcaGCAGACACCAAGCACTACTATGAGTTGGAGGTCTTGGCTACAGATTTCGAGGACTGGGCTGGAGCCAGTAGACAAATCAATGAGTACATCAAAAATAAGACCCATGGGAAAATTGTGAACTTGTTTTCAGAGCTGAATAGTTCAGCCACACTCATCCTGGTCAACTACATCTTCTTTAAAGGTACGCCCCCTCCACGACCCACCCCATTGCCAAGAATAGCAAGAGCCCTCAAAACCCAGTGTGCATTCTTGGGCAAAAATCTTGGGTTTTACAAAGCACATTTTCATCTGTGAATCTCCATCTTCCCCATAATCCTCTTAGGAAAGTAGAATGGTATCACCATTACAAATGTTCAAACTGACACCTAGAAGAATTGAACTACTCACCGAAGCTCTTGTAGGTTCGTTCAAGGCCCAAGCACGTAATCATGAATAGTCTGACCGCCCCATGGTCTACACATGTTGGCTGAGTGCTGGCCGTGAGTCAGGCATCGGGCCAAGGGCTGGAAGCATGGCCAGTCCTTGTCCCCAGGAACTCCCCAGATGGCTCCCAGGCCACACGCACCCTCAGAACTCACAGCCAGCTCTGACCACACGCCATCTCTGCCAAACTTCAGCCCCTTCTCACCAATCTGGAGCAACGTGCTCCAAAGTTCTTGTGCATAAACTTTACCATGGGGACTTGTTAAAATTATAGATTCCAGAACCCATGCCAGACTTATTGAAgcaaaacttctggaagaaagtctcagaatttttatttttaacaaggcCCCCTCCCCCAATGGTTTTTATGATCAGATAATTTAGGgatacattattctttttttatttttttaatgtttgtttatttttggtggagaggtggaagggaaggggcagagagaaagggagacacagagcctgaagcaggatccaggctctgagctgtcagcacggaatctgacatggggcttgaactcacaagatcgttacttgagctgaagtcgaatgcttaactgactaagccacccaggcgccccaaagggtATATtattcttaagaataaaatctacaATCCTTAGTCTACAGCAGTGGCTCTTCACCCAGGGTggtctccacctcccccttctaCCCTCAGGGACacttgacaatgtctggagacattctgGGTTGTCACAACTGAGGGTGGAGTGGGGTGTGTTCCTGGCATCAAGTAAGTGGAGGCCAGAGAGGCTGCTCAGCCTCTttcaatgcacaggacagcccacAATGATATCTGCCCAGAATGGCTGGCATCCCAAGGCTGAGAACATCGGCCTAGAATCATctgcttctctgtcctctccagcctcacctctcaacattttcccttttccaaCTTCCCCACACACAGCAagctcacacacagacacacacaccgcATACACATGAGCTCACAGCACAcacttgtacacacacatgtgcacacagagcATGCACGTGCACGCATTACCCCACACAGCACACATACAcaacatgcacatgcacacacatgcacacagcatGCACaggcacgcgcacacacgcacagtGTCCAGTCACACCGAATTCCTTCCAGTCCTTGAGCATCACTGTCCTCATGGAGACCTGAATTACCCCCTGTGGCCGCTGTAACAAACTCCCCCAAACAcggtggcttcaaacaacatgGATTTATTATCTTACCACTCTGGAGGTCCGAAGTCCAAAATGCATCATGCGGGGGTAAGAGTGTTGGCAAGActatgttccttctggaggctccgaGGGAGAATCCGCTGcttgcctttcccagcttccagaagccGCCTGCGTTCCTTGGCTCTGGGCCTTCGCCCTGAAAGCCAGTTAGCACATCGCCATGACCTTTCTTTcctctgaccctgcccctcccGCCGTCCTCTCCCCCTCTTAAGCAAACCCTTGTGATGATACCGGGCCCACCTGGGTAATCCAGAATGATCTCCTCATCTCTAGATGACTGGATTAGCAACCTTCATGTCCTCTTGCCATGTAACATAACATACGGGCTCCATGAATTCAGATATGGGCATATTCGGGCAGCCATTCTGCCGGCCACAAAACTTATACTCTTTCTGTCCCCTGAGCCCTCCCCCNNNNNNNNNNNNNNNNNNNNNNNNNNNNNNNNNNNNNNNNNNNNNNNNNNNNNNNNNNNNNNNNNNNNNNNNNNNNNNNNNNNNNNNNNNNNNNNNNNNNCATGTGTCCCTCTTGTGTATTTCTCTGTATGTTGTTTGCACTTTTGGAGTCTATCCAAAAAATCATCATCAAAATCAATGTTAAGGAGcttcttttcccctatgttttcggGCTATATGTTTTCAGAtactttttgaaagtttctttatttattttgagagggaggaggcagagagagagagaatcccaagcaggctctgcactatcagcatggagcctgatgcagggttcaaactcacaaattacaagatcataaactgagccaaagtcaagagtcagatgcttaactgacgtagccacctaggtgccctatgTTTTCAGGCCATATGTTTAAGTGTTTGAGTTAACTTTTGCGAGTGGCGTTAAGATAcgggtccagcttcattcttttgcatgaatacccagttttcctaacaccatttatacttttaacgtttatttttgagaggggggagtggcagagagagagggagacacagaacctgaagcaggctccaggctctgagctgtcggcacagagcccgactcggggctcaaactcacaaaccatgagattgtgacctgagctgaagtcggcagctcaaccgactgagccaccccagcccccacccaacaccatttattgaagagactatctttttccacTGAGTgatcttggctcctttgtca from Suricata suricatta isolate VVHF042 chromosome 9, meerkat_22Aug2017_6uvM2_HiC, whole genome shotgun sequence includes these protein-coding regions:
- the SERPINA6 gene encoding corticosteroid-binding globulin, whose translation is MLIPLCTYFLWLSTSDLWTVQAKDPHTDVSTRSPHRDLAPNNVDFAFTLYRHLVASAPGKNVFISPVSISMALAMLSLGARGLTRVQLLQGLGFNLTKTSEAEIHQGFQRLRRLHGQSDTTLEMALGNALFLDRSLELLDSFSADTKHYYELEVLATDFEDWAGASRQINEYIKNKTHGKIVNLFSELNSSATLILVNYIFFKGTWAHPFDPENTREENFYVNESAVVKVPMMSQSSAIKYLKDRALPCQLVQLDYAGNGTVFFILPDEGKMDTVIAALSRDTIQRWSESLTISHVDLHIPKVSISGAYDLKAILGDMGITDLVSNGADFSGITQEARLKVSKVVHKAVLQLDEKGLKAAVPSRVTFKVASEPLAVHFNRPFVVMIFNHFTWNSLFLGRVMNPT